One Nesterenkonia populi DNA window includes the following coding sequences:
- a CDS encoding MFS transporter has product MNSMREQLDARPMSRYQWLIVALATFLMGLDGYDVQAMAFTANAVSHDMGLTSTELGLLLSGGLIGMALGAMFVGPFADRFGRRKMLLAALIINCAGLFLSATATSMPELMTWRIITGLGVGGILASGTVLVSEYSNAKYRGLSLSIYAAGYPVIATVGGLLAVPLIQNFGWQSVFLLGGILTVAAIALVAAAMPESLEFLAVQSRRGAGSADQTAARIAERLGLRADLADSPAAQEEEQAQPQNSYAALFSSQNLRNTLFLWAVFFIVMFAFYFANTWTPQLLTEVGFTAEEGIMGGVMLMLGGAVGAVLYGVFTAKWDPRAVLAVFATLSGVMFIVFISSTNVYALALITGVGLGMIVNGCISGLYTLAPMTYSPKLRSTGVGAALGVGRCGAILAPIIVGTLLDSGWTPTALYTGAGLLILLAAGAGLMLRLKMPRKAPNAEAPAAQKPEQPAPTVSSRS; this is encoded by the coding sequence ATGAACTCAATGCGCGAGCAGCTCGACGCCCGGCCCATGAGCCGGTATCAGTGGCTGATTGTCGCCCTCGCGACCTTTCTGATGGGCCTGGACGGCTATGACGTCCAGGCCATGGCCTTCACCGCCAACGCCGTCTCACATGACATGGGGCTCACCAGCACGGAGCTGGGTCTGCTGCTCTCCGGCGGCCTGATCGGCATGGCCCTCGGTGCGATGTTCGTAGGCCCCTTCGCGGATCGCTTCGGACGTCGCAAGATGCTGCTGGCAGCACTGATCATCAACTGCGCGGGATTGTTCCTCTCTGCCACGGCCACTTCGATGCCGGAACTGATGACATGGCGGATCATCACCGGCCTGGGCGTAGGGGGCATCCTGGCCTCTGGGACCGTGCTCGTGTCGGAATACTCGAATGCGAAGTACCGCGGCCTCTCCCTGAGCATCTATGCAGCCGGCTACCCGGTGATCGCCACTGTCGGCGGCCTGCTGGCGGTTCCGCTGATCCAGAACTTCGGCTGGCAGTCCGTCTTCCTGCTCGGAGGCATCCTGACCGTGGCAGCGATTGCGCTGGTGGCCGCTGCCATGCCCGAATCCCTCGAGTTCCTCGCGGTGCAGAGCAGGCGCGGGGCCGGCTCGGCCGACCAGACCGCCGCTCGTATTGCTGAGCGTCTCGGCCTGCGGGCAGACCTGGCTGACTCCCCCGCCGCCCAGGAGGAGGAGCAGGCGCAGCCGCAGAATTCCTACGCCGCCCTCTTCTCCTCCCAGAACCTCCGCAACACGCTCTTCCTCTGGGCGGTCTTCTTCATCGTCATGTTCGCGTTCTACTTCGCCAACACGTGGACGCCGCAGCTGCTCACTGAGGTCGGCTTCACAGCGGAGGAGGGCATCATGGGCGGCGTGATGCTGATGCTGGGCGGTGCCGTAGGCGCGGTGCTCTACGGCGTCTTCACGGCCAAGTGGGACCCACGGGCGGTCCTTGCAGTCTTCGCCACGCTGTCCGGGGTGATGTTCATCGTGTTCATCAGCTCAACCAACGTGTACGCGCTGGCTCTCATCACCGGCGTGGGCCTGGGAATGATCGTCAACGGCTGCATCTCCGGGCTCTACACGCTGGCGCCGATGACATACTCCCCCAAACTGCGGTCCACCGGAGTGGGCGCGGCCTTGGGCGTGGGACGCTGCGGCGCCATTCTCGCCCCCATCATCGTGGGCACCCTGCTCGACTCCGGGTGGACGCCGACGGCCCTCTACACCGGCGCCGGCCTCCTCATCCTGCTGGCGGCCGGCGCGGGGCTGATGCTGCGCCTGAAGATGCCCCGGAAGGCGCCGAACGCCGAAGCCCCCGCCGCCCAGAAGCCGGAACAGCCCGCACCCACCGTGAGCAGCCGAAGCTGA
- a CDS encoding IclR family transcriptional regulator has protein sequence MANSRSGDALLDRVMRILGALERDPVLSPGELAEAAGLPRTTAYRLIAALTERGMLARTPAGDVELGQRLWEIAQHNTLSRTLRHAALPFMQDVNFVVRQTTQLAVLDGADVLIVERLSRQGAVSNPAEVASRMPVHLTSMGHALLAFSAPGQLDHVTSVHGERIRRERPDLSRELNEARSRGYVRLGGLINTDTAGASVPILDSRGYAVAVLTIVIPIDWDRLPQALMAMQTASRGISRALLASPAP, from the coding sequence ATGGCGAATTCGCGCTCCGGCGACGCGCTGCTTGACCGCGTCATGCGCATTCTGGGTGCGCTGGAGCGTGACCCAGTCCTCTCGCCCGGGGAGCTCGCTGAGGCTGCCGGGCTGCCGCGCACGACGGCCTATCGGCTGATCGCCGCCCTGACGGAGCGAGGAATGCTCGCCCGGACGCCCGCCGGTGATGTCGAGCTCGGGCAGCGGCTCTGGGAGATCGCCCAGCACAACACCCTCTCCCGCACACTGCGTCACGCCGCCCTTCCGTTCATGCAGGACGTCAACTTTGTGGTGCGGCAGACCACTCAGCTGGCGGTTCTCGACGGGGCCGACGTGCTCATCGTGGAACGGCTCTCACGCCAGGGGGCAGTTTCCAACCCCGCTGAGGTGGCCAGCCGCATGCCGGTGCACCTGACGTCCATGGGGCACGCTCTCCTGGCGTTCTCCGCCCCCGGGCAGTTGGATCATGTGACGAGCGTCCACGGCGAGCGCATCCGCCGGGAGCGGCCCGATCTGTCTCGGGAGCTGAATGAGGCCAGGTCTCGTGGGTACGTCCGCCTGGGCGGCCTGATCAACACCGATACCGCAGGGGCCTCGGTGCCGATCCTTGACTCCCGGGGGTATGCGGTCGCCGTGCTGACGATCGTGATCCCCATCGACTGGGACCGTCTGCCGCAGGCGCTGATGGCGATGCAGACCGCCTCCCGCGGCATCAGCAGGGCTCTGCTCGCCTCGCCGGCGCCCTGA
- a CDS encoding 50S ribosomal protein L25/general stress protein Ctc, which translates to MADKLLLRAEVRTEFGKGAARRARREDKIPAVIYGHGDDPRHVLLEGHATMLAVRNPNALITLDIEGEEQMVVPKDIQREALRPFIVHLDLLAVRKGEKIVVDVPVEVIGEPANGFEHMLDQVTVPVEADATALPESVTIDITDRDENALPEHIILPAGSELQLDDMESPIVTIYEPQEQDVESDAETTGEEPAEGEESSGGDAEESGGEESSDDE; encoded by the coding sequence ATGGCTGACAAGCTGCTTCTGCGCGCCGAAGTGCGCACCGAGTTCGGCAAGGGCGCTGCCCGCCGTGCCCGCCGCGAGGACAAGATCCCCGCCGTCATCTACGGCCACGGGGACGACCCGCGCCACGTCCTGCTGGAGGGCCACGCGACCATGCTGGCCGTCCGCAACCCCAACGCTCTGATCACTCTCGACATCGAGGGCGAGGAGCAGATGGTGGTTCCCAAGGACATCCAGCGCGAGGCCCTGCGCCCCTTCATCGTTCACCTGGACCTGCTGGCCGTCCGCAAGGGCGAGAAGATCGTCGTCGACGTTCCCGTGGAGGTCATCGGCGAGCCCGCCAACGGCTTCGAGCACATGCTCGACCAGGTCACCGTGCCGGTCGAGGCGGACGCCACCGCACTGCCCGAGTCCGTCACCATCGACATCACCGACCGTGACGAGAACGCGCTGCCTGAGCACATCATCCTGCCGGCCGGCTCCGAGCTGCAGCTCGATGACATGGAGTCCCCCATCGTCACCATCTACGAGCCGCAGGAGCAGGACGTCGAGTCCGACGCCGAGACCACCGGCGAGGAGCCTGCAGA